The Labrus bergylta chromosome 14, fLabBer1.1, whole genome shotgun sequence region CTCTCTGAGAAGGATCCTGGGACAGCGGCATACCCTCTCCAGTCACCACCTTTTTGTATCCAGGGctgatttgtaaaaacaaagccaatcagagaaagagaaatgatgCCCATGACAAAAAAAGACTTAATACATATCTCTGCTTCTTTGTACTTTtctataaataatgatttttatatttgtgtctctctcttgacTGATCTTAATGTTTAACTCACTTAACATAGAGTTAAGTATTCCAGACTAATATTGAATAATAATAGTCAAGAATATTATCAACTCATATTTACAGGAATTTGAAAATACAGTGTTATACATTAGGTAATCCAAATTTCCTAGTATTGGAAAAGCACTTACTGAACAATGTCATTGATGGGAAGAGTGAGTAGCTTGCCATCTAGTGTCTCCACTTCCACAGAGAACCCAGTCAAAGCCTGAAGGAAAAGTGAGGGGGGGCTATTATCACGAAAAAAGCTTTTGTAGTTTATAAACCAATTTTTATTTCAACTCACATTAAAACGACTCACCATTTCTAGAGAGATCTGGCTTTTGAAGATCAggtcattttgttttctaacaAACAGAGGATGACTCTTCTGTCTCACAATGAGTACAATGTCAGCAGGGATACTGTTCGGCCCCTACAGATAAAATATGATAAGATGGTGGAGcgtcatttttgttttctaacaAACAGAGGATGTCTCTTCTGTCTCACAATGAACACAATATCAGCAGAGATACTGTTCGGCCCCAAAAGATAAAATATGATAAGATAATGGAGGCTCTTTGTCTGAAACTTTGATTGATGATACCAAGCAGGCAAAAGAGGGACCCGGTACTCTGTCTTTATTAGGTGTTTATTCATCTCAGCATGCGTAAGAGCAAGTAAAGTGATCTGCTGAGGCCACCTACTGGTGAAAGTGGGGGCCGCTTGAGCTAGTGCCCATGTTTATTCAATGTACTGTACTTCGAAGCATTATTAATCAAACATAACCACAATATAACGTGTAGAAAACATCATAAAATAGTTTAATTGCGAATCAAATGGAGTAAAGTGCACAATGACTAAAAAAGTTAGAGACACAAAATTCAATTCAGTGTTAGATAAATGATACCATGATTCATCTGATATCATCCCAAGCCTTTCTAAAACCGATGCCTGAGCAATGCCATGAACCCAAATGTAGGCCATAAATCACAATCTTGCAAGAAACTGTGCAAAGGCAAGGACATCAAAGAACAGGAAACCTGTTTTTAACCTAAATAACGCATTTTACCATTTCTAGACaacagaaaatgaatcaaacatGGACAGCCGTTACCAATCGCATGTTATCAGTTCTCTTACCTGATCTCCCTCTTTTTGAAACACTACTCTTGTGCCTTCTTTCCATCCGGGCTCCACATCTATAGTCAGGATCTTGTCTTTGATACTGGATGTGCATCCGTCCTCATTCATGACCTGATTAGAGGAAGGCATGAATCAAGATTTTACATTCAGCTAGTTCTTTTGTGGACCATGTTGTTATCGATCGGTAAGTCTGAAAGGTGTAATGACTCCAACACTAtgcgtttaaaaaaacatggttaCAGTAGGCCTGGCTCTTACCCTACGAGATATCTTAATCTTTTTAGTGCATCCATGAAAGAGATCATCCAGGGAAAGATGAAGGTCTCTCTCTATATGAGAGTCTTGTGTCTTTACCACAACTTGTTGCAGTCCACCAAACTGAAGTGGTGCATCGTGTGTAGAGAAGTCTAGCAGAAACACACGTTAAGTCAATGTAATATTGTaaattcacacatgcacaaattgTGGCCTTTCATTTTTTACCTGAAAATGGGTTGTTGCCTCCGAagaactgtttgaatgttttatctggGTTCCCATGGTAAGCGTATTTAGATGACCAGGCCCCATTGCTGCCAAACTCAGGTGGGATCCCACCTTTGAGACCCTCCTCACCAAACTTGTCATAGGTTGCCTTTTTTCGAGCTGTTACGAAGAAAATAGAGATCGTATTACACTCTAGTCCAGTCTATATGCAGTGATGACAGTCAATTTCAGTCAAAAGTAGatattgttttaaattcagGCAGATTATGACATTAAACTTCccatagaaaacacacacatgcacagttcAAATTTGTATAGCCTAAATAAACTGGATAATccatatataaataaactggaTAACTTTGAAATGTTCAGCCTTGCTCAAAGGTTGCACCAGTCATAGATAAACAAGGTTTCTACTGACGGTCGCTCAGCACGTCGTAGGCTTCACCCAGCTGACAGAATCTCTCGGCGCTTCCAGTCTCTCTGTTGTCCGGATGAAACTTCAATGCAAGACGTCGATAACTAGAAAGGATACAAGTAGAGAACTGTGAGGACAAGCAGCAACATCTAACATCTATGGATGACATGAGGTTTCCACGTCAATGTTTTGGGCTAGTTCAACAAAAACTTACGCCTTTTTGATAAATGCGTCCGTTGCATTTCTGTTAATTTCCAGCGACTCGTAGTAGTCAGTACCCATTATGAAATGTAATGCTTAATGTTAACCCTTTACTCAGCGTGCAAGAACTAgagtaggtaaaaaaaaaatacaagttaaaaCAGTAGGAGGGAGGAAATTATCAAGATAAACAAAGAGCGCAGCAGTTGTTTAGCTTGGTTTCCAAGGTAACAGTAGCT contains the following coding sequences:
- the dnajb13 gene encoding dnaJ homolog subfamily B member 13, producing MGTDYYESLEINRNATDAFIKKAYRRLALKFHPDNRETGSAERFCQLGEAYDVLSDPRKKATYDKFGEEGLKGGIPPEFGSNGAWSSKYAYHGNPDKTFKQFFGGNNPFSDFSTHDAPLQFGGLQQVVVKTQDSHIERDLHLSLDDLFHGCTKKIKISRRVMNEDGCTSSIKDKILTIDVEPGWKEGTRVVFQKEGDQGPNSIPADIVLIVRQKSHPLFVRKQNDLIFKSQISLEMALTGFSVEVETLDGKLLTLPINDIVHPGYKKVVTGEGMPLSQDPSQRGNLIITFDVQFPEKLSAERRQLIKQALTFKY